One window of the Peptacetobacter hiranonis genome contains the following:
- a CDS encoding carbon starvation CstA family protein, with product MTAFIIGLVMLLVGGMVYGKYCEKVFGPDDRPTPAITLEDGVDFVPMKKMKNALIELLNIAGTGPILGPIQGILFGPIAFILIPIGCVLGGAMHDYMSGMISLRNNGEQMPGIIRKYLGKGVYNVYNVFLCFLMILVGAVFIYTPGDLVVTQILHQQSVISNPVVWIVYGAIFAYYLAATLFPIDKIIGRVYPIFGIILLLSAIGVGIGIFVKGYDLTPLTAENWMGVHPQGLPILPIFFVTVACGIVSGFHSTQATLIARSVTNEREGKFTFYDMMILEGLIAMIWSAAAMGVYNAPGLVAPEQIGSPDVIGIVANDLLGKVGGLIAILGVIVLPITSGDTALRSVRLMIGDALHIDQTKKKNRFTLSACIFVPVAAILVFAKSNAEGFNVLWRYFAWANQTIACFAFAMITVYLLSNKKNYIMSLIPGMFYVFIISAYILNAQIGFRLPMNIAYIGGVVLAIVYAALVIKKGKNTVDGERLA from the coding sequence ATGACAGCATTCATAATTGGACTAGTAATGCTTCTAGTTGGCGGTATGGTTTATGGTAAATACTGTGAAAAAGTATTTGGACCAGATGATAGACCTACTCCAGCAATAACTCTTGAAGATGGTGTTGACTTCGTTCCTATGAAAAAAATGAAGAACGCACTAATCGAGCTACTTAACATAGCAGGTACAGGACCTATCCTTGGACCTATCCAGGGTATATTATTTGGACCTATAGCGTTCATATTAATACCAATAGGTTGCGTTCTTGGTGGTGCAATGCATGACTACATGAGTGGTATGATATCTTTAAGAAATAACGGTGAACAGATGCCAGGTATAATAAGAAAATACTTAGGAAAAGGTGTATATAATGTATACAACGTATTCCTTTGCTTCTTAATGATACTAGTTGGTGCAGTTTTCATCTACACTCCAGGGGACTTAGTTGTTACTCAGATACTTCATCAGCAGTCAGTTATATCTAACCCAGTTGTTTGGATTGTTTACGGTGCTATATTTGCTTACTATCTAGCAGCTACATTATTCCCAATAGATAAGATAATAGGTAGAGTTTATCCTATATTTGGTATAATACTTCTATTATCAGCTATAGGTGTTGGTATAGGTATATTTGTAAAAGGATACGATTTAACTCCTTTAACAGCTGAAAACTGGATGGGTGTTCATCCTCAGGGATTACCAATACTTCCTATATTCTTCGTAACAGTTGCTTGTGGTATCGTTTCAGGATTCCATTCAACTCAGGCTACTTTAATAGCTAGATCTGTTACAAATGAAAGAGAAGGTAAATTCACATTCTACGATATGATGATTCTTGAAGGTTTAATAGCTATGATATGGTCAGCAGCAGCAATGGGTGTTTACAATGCTCCAGGTCTTGTTGCTCCAGAACAGATTGGTTCTCCAGATGTTATCGGTATAGTTGCTAATGACTTACTTGGTAAAGTTGGTGGACTTATAGCAATACTTGGTGTTATAGTTCTTCCTATAACTTCAGGAGATACAGCTTTAAGATCTGTTCGTCTTATGATAGGTGATGCACTTCACATCGACCAGACTAAGAAGAAAAACAGATTCACATTATCAGCTTGTATATTCGTACCAGTTGCAGCTATATTAGTATTCGCTAAATCAAATGCAGAAGGTTTCAACGTATTATGGAGATACTTCGCATGGGCTAACCAGACTATAGCTTGTTTCGCATTTGCTATGATAACAGTTTACTTATTATCTAATAAGAAAAACTACATAATGTCACTTATACCAGGTATGTTCTATGTATTCATCATATCTGCATACATCTTAAATGCTCAGATAGGATTCAGATTACCAATGAATATAGCTTACATAGGTGGGGTTGTATTAGCAATTGTATACGCAGCCTTAGTTATTAAAAAAGGTAAAAATACAGTTGATGGTGAAAGATTAGCTTAA
- a CDS encoding L-aspartate oxidase, producing the protein MKLEKDVLIVGSGVAGLYCALNLNPELNVTVISKSTMDNNNTYLAQGGISTALNEEDIKPFVEDTMKAGRYENREEAVQVLAEESIENISQIVEEYGMPLDMENGKIDYTREGAHRVNRIVHCKDNTGEIVFKTLYKSALTRKNIEMIEDATLLDIITEDGKCIGARVFKDGEEDHIFAKDVVLACGGIGGLFKNSTNQRHLTGDGIAIALKNGVEVENLNYIQIHPTAFYEENSNGRRMLISESLRGEGALLKNKDGERFVEELLPRDVVSHAIFEQMKKDGTDYVYLDARHLGEEYLKNRFTFIYNGCLERGTNIGTDLIKVSPAQHYFMGGIHVDLNSKTTMDHLYAVGEVSCTGVHGANRLASNSLLEGLVFSKRAANDINSHIKDTELVTKEIPNLEVSVDELMKENKKKVIDEIVRIREDFDYELFDCR; encoded by the coding sequence ATGAAATTAGAAAAAGATGTTTTAATTGTGGGCAGTGGAGTAGCTGGACTTTACTGTGCTCTTAATTTAAATCCAGAACTAAATGTAACAGTAATATCTAAATCAACTATGGACAATAATAATACATATCTTGCTCAAGGTGGTATATCTACTGCATTAAATGAAGAGGATATTAAACCATTTGTAGAAGATACTATGAAAGCGGGAAGATATGAAAATAGAGAAGAGGCTGTTCAGGTATTAGCTGAAGAGTCTATTGAAAATATATCTCAGATAGTTGAAGAATATGGTATGCCACTTGATATGGAAAATGGAAAGATAGATTATACTAGAGAAGGTGCTCATAGAGTAAATAGAATAGTTCACTGTAAAGATAATACAGGTGAAATAGTATTTAAAACTCTTTATAAATCAGCTCTTACTAGAAAAAATATAGAAATGATAGAAGATGCAACTCTTCTAGACATAATAACAGAAGATGGTAAATGTATAGGAGCTAGAGTATTCAAAGATGGAGAAGAGGATCATATATTTGCTAAAGATGTAGTCTTAGCTTGTGGAGGAATAGGTGGATTATTCAAAAACTCTACAAACCAGAGACACTTAACAGGAGATGGTATAGCTATAGCTCTTAAAAATGGAGTTGAAGTAGAAAATCTAAACTACATACAGATACATCCAACAGCATTCTATGAAGAAAATTCAAACGGAAGAAGAATGCTTATATCTGAATCTTTAAGAGGAGAAGGTGCTCTTCTAAAAAATAAAGATGGAGAAAGATTTGTTGAAGAATTATTACCAAGAGATGTTGTATCTCATGCTATATTTGAACAGATGAAAAAAGATGGAACTGATTATGTATATCTAGATGCAAGACATCTTGGAGAAGAGTATTTAAAAAATAGATTTACATTTATATACAATGGATGCTTAGAAAGAGGTACTAATATAGGTACAGATTTAATAAAAGTATCTCCAGCGCAGCATTACTTTATGGGAGGAATCCATGTAGATCTTAATTCAAAAACTACTATGGACCATCTATATGCAGTAGGAGAAGTAAGCTGTACAGGAGTGCATGGTGCAAATAGACTAGCAAGTAACTCATTACTTGAAGGTTTAGTATTTTCAAAAAGAGCAGCAAATGATATAAATTCACATATAAAAGATACAGAACTTGTTACTAAAGAAATTCCAAATCTTGAAGTTTCTGTAGATGAATTAATGAAAGAAAATAAAAAGAAAGTTATTGATGAAATAGTTAGAATTAGAGAGGATTTCGATTATGAATTATTTGATTGTAGATAA
- the grdA gene encoding glycine/sarcosine/betaine reductase complex selenoprotein A: MSVLENKKVMIIGDRDGVPGPAIEECVKTVDSAEVIFSATECFVUTAAGAMDLENQKRVKDAADKFGAENLVILLGAAEAEAAGLAAETVTAGDPTFAGPLAGVELGLAVYHVVEEEVKELFDEEVYEEQVGMMEMVLEVDEIADEMKEIRDEYCKYN, encoded by the coding sequence ATGAGCGTACTTGAAAATAAAAAGGTCATGATAATAGGCGACCGTGATGGTGTGCCAGGACCTGCAATAGAAGAATGTGTTAAAACAGTTGACAGCGCAGAAGTTATATTCTCAGCAACAGAATGTTTCGTCTGAACAGCTGCTGGGGCTATGGACTTAGAAAATCAGAAGAGAGTTAAAGATGCTGCCGATAAATTCGGAGCTGAAAATCTTGTGATATTACTAGGTGCCGCTGAAGCCGAAGCTGCAGGTCTTGCAGCAGAAACAGTTACAGCAGGAGACCCTACTTTTGCTGGACCTTTAGCAGGTGTTGAATTAGGATTAGCAGTATACCATGTTGTTGAAGAAGAAGTTAAAGAATTATTCGACGAAGAAGTTTACGAAGAACAGGTTGGAATGATGGAAATGGTTCTTGAAGTAGACGAAATAGCTGACGAAATGAAAGAAATAAGAGACGAATATTGTAAATACAATTAA
- a CDS encoding glycine/sarcosine/betaine reductase component B subunit, translated as MRLELGKIFIKDVQFGEKTEVKDGVLFVNKEEMLQEIGGDEHIKSIDIELAHPGESIRITPVKDVIEPRVKVEGNGGVFPGIISKVDTVGEGRTHALKGVAVVTTGKIVGFQEGIVDMTGEGAKYTPFSKLNNVVVIAEPVDGLRQHDHEKAVRMIGFKAAAYLGKVAKELTPDEVSVYETKPLFEQAAEYPELPKVGYVYMLQTQGLLHDTYVYGVDAKQIVPTILYPTEVLDTAIVSGNCVSACDKNPSYVHMNNGVIEELYAQHGKEINFMGVIITNENVYLADKERSSNWSSKLCKYLGLDAVIVSQEGFGNPDTDLIMNCKKIEMQGVKTVIVTDEYAGRDGASQSLADADVRANAVVTGGNANQVINLPKLDKVIGHIEYVDVIAGGAAGALRPDGTIEVEIQAITGATNETGFGYLTAKGY; from the coding sequence ATGCGTCTTGAATTAGGAAAAATCTTTATAAAAGATGTTCAGTTTGGTGAAAAAACTGAAGTTAAAGATGGTGTTTTATTCGTAAACAAAGAAGAGATGCTACAGGAAATAGGTGGAGATGAACATATCAAATCAATAGATATAGAATTAGCTCACCCAGGAGAAAGCATAAGAATAACACCAGTTAAAGATGTTATCGAACCAAGAGTTAAGGTAGAAGGTAACGGAGGAGTATTCCCAGGTATCATATCTAAAGTTGATACAGTTGGTGAAGGTAGAACTCACGCATTAAAAGGTGTTGCTGTAGTTACAACTGGTAAAATAGTTGGTTTCCAGGAAGGTATAGTAGACATGACAGGAGAAGGAGCTAAATATACTCCATTCTCAAAATTAAACAACGTTGTTGTTATAGCTGAACCAGTAGATGGTTTAAGACAGCATGATCATGAAAAAGCTGTTAGAATGATAGGATTCAAAGCTGCTGCTTACTTAGGAAAAGTTGCTAAAGAACTTACTCCTGATGAAGTATCTGTATATGAAACTAAACCATTATTCGAACAGGCTGCAGAATATCCAGAACTTCCAAAAGTTGGATATGTTTACATGCTTCAGACTCAGGGACTATTACACGATACTTACGTATACGGTGTAGATGCTAAACAGATAGTTCCAACAATACTTTACCCAACAGAAGTACTTGATACTGCTATAGTAAGTGGTAACTGTGTTTCTGCATGTGACAAAAACCCAAGTTATGTACACATGAACAACGGTGTAATAGAAGAATTATATGCTCAGCACGGAAAAGAAATAAACTTCATGGGTGTTATAATAACTAATGAAAATGTTTACTTAGCTGACAAAGAAAGATCTTCAAACTGGTCTTCAAAATTATGTAAATACCTTGGATTAGATGCTGTTATAGTATCTCAGGAAGGTTTCGGTAACCCTGATACAGACTTAATAATGAACTGTAAAAAAATAGAAATGCAGGGTGTTAAAACTGTTATAGTAACAGATGAATATGCTGGTAGAGATGGTGCTTCTCAGTCATTAGCAGATGCAGACGTTAGAGCAAATGCTGTTGTAACTGGAGGAAATGCTAACCAGGTTATAAACTTACCTAAACTTGATAAAGTTATAGGACATATAGAATATGTTGATGTAATAGCAGGTGGAGCTGCTGGAGCATTAAGACCAGACGGAACTATAGAAGTAGAAATCCAGGCTATAACTGGTGCTACTAACGAAACTGGTTTCGGATATTTAACTGCAAAAGGATATTAA
- the nadA gene encoding quinolinate synthase NadA, with protein sequence MNENLVSKIKELKKERNAIILAHFYQPPEIQAIADEVGDSYYLSEIARDCKEEVIVFCGVKFMGESAKILSPEKTVLMPVKNAGCVMADMASEKAVIEMKEKYPEALTVCYINSTADVKAHCDVSVTSSSALKILGNVENKQILFLPDRNLGGYIAEHFPEKEFILWDGCCTIHDRIKESEVTELKEAHPNAKVLVHPECRKEIRSMGDFVGSTSGIIKYATENEAKEFIVATEEGILYELQKKNPDKKFYFPGGNGAIQCGDMKKTTLENLYNTLLNMENEVIVEENVRVNALNSLLNMHKLSEG encoded by the coding sequence ATGAACGAAAATTTAGTAAGCAAAATTAAAGAGCTTAAAAAAGAGAGAAATGCTATAATATTAGCTCATTTCTATCAGCCGCCTGAAATACAGGCGATAGCAGATGAAGTAGGAGATTCTTATTATTTAAGTGAAATAGCTAGAGATTGTAAGGAAGAAGTTATAGTATTCTGTGGAGTTAAATTTATGGGAGAAAGTGCAAAAATACTTTCACCAGAAAAAACTGTACTTATGCCTGTGAAGAACGCTGGTTGTGTAATGGCAGATATGGCTAGCGAAAAGGCTGTTATAGAAATGAAAGAAAAATATCCAGAAGCATTAACAGTATGTTATATAAATTCAACTGCTGATGTTAAAGCTCATTGTGATGTGTCTGTTACATCATCAAGTGCTTTAAAAATACTAGGCAATGTTGAAAATAAACAGATATTATTCTTACCTGATAGAAACTTAGGTGGATATATAGCAGAACATTTCCCAGAAAAAGAATTTATACTTTGGGATGGATGTTGTACAATTCACGATAGAATAAAAGAAAGTGAAGTAACTGAGTTAAAAGAAGCTCATCCAAATGCAAAGGTATTAGTTCATCCAGAATGTAGAAAAGAAATAAGAAGTATGGGAGATTTTGTTGGAAGTACTTCTGGAATAATAAAATATGCTACAGAAAATGAAGCTAAAGAATTTATAGTAGCTACAGAAGAAGGAATATTATACGAGCTACAGAAAAAAAATCCTGATAAAAAATTCTATTTCCCAGGAGGAAATGGTGCAATACAGTGTGGTGATATGAAAAAGACTACATTAGAAAACTTATATAATACTTTACTAAATATGGAAAATGAAGTTATAGTAGAAGAAAATGTTAGAGTTAATGCTTTAAATTCACTACTTAATATGCACAAATTATCAGAGGGATAA
- a CDS encoding M3 family oligoendopeptidase has translation MKFSEYKYERPSFDDINKKIVLLIDEMKKSNDFEEFDKNIVEINKIRNHIESMKTLASLKYSINTHDESISLENKYWDERGPEYKKIDKLFYEAIVNSNFEKEIEQKYGKHFYKLVEFSLKEFSEDIVEELKIENKLCSEYTKLLASAKILYEGKYNNLSQMNKYMLSDNREERRKSSEQFYNYFESIEDKFDSVFDELVKVRDRIAKKLGYDNFVELGYIRMKRTEYNESDVVKFRDEVREKWIPLVYEFNNQKKKRLGIEELKYYDDDVEYPGWNMEPETDYDETIEAASKMYHELSKETGEFFDFMVENGFMDLETKESKGFGGYCTYIPEIKAPFIFSNFNKTFDDVDTLTHEAGHAFQLYMSRNIDMPEINFPTLDCCEIHSMSMELLTWPWMKLFFKDNDEKFKRTHMATIVRLIPYCMIVDEFQHIIYKNPELTPLERKSEWRRLEKIYTPWKDYDKNDFLEKGCWWFKQGHIFKNPFYYIDYALAEVCALQIWSDMEEDYDRVLNSYMEICKDAGKRSFVETVEKGNLKSPFEKGCLDNIIEKIYTWSIGKVYKK, from the coding sequence ATGAAATTTTCAGAATATAAATATGAAAGACCTAGTTTTGATGATATTAATAAAAAAATAGTATTGTTAATAGATGAGATGAAAAAAAGTAATGATTTTGAAGAATTTGATAAAAATATAGTTGAGATAAATAAAATAAGAAATCATATCGAAAGTATGAAGACACTGGCGTCATTAAAATATAGTATAAACACACATGATGAAAGTATATCACTGGAAAATAAATATTGGGATGAACGTGGTCCAGAATACAAAAAAATAGATAAATTATTCTATGAAGCTATTGTAAATTCTAACTTTGAAAAAGAAATAGAACAAAAGTATGGGAAACATTTTTATAAACTTGTTGAATTTAGTTTAAAGGAATTTTCGGAAGATATAGTTGAAGAATTAAAAATAGAGAATAAACTTTGCTCTGAGTATACAAAGTTATTGGCATCTGCAAAAATATTATATGAAGGTAAATATAATAATTTATCTCAAATGAATAAGTATATGTTATCGGATAATAGAGAAGAAAGAAGAAAATCATCAGAACAGTTTTATAACTATTTTGAATCGATTGAAGACAAATTTGATTCTGTTTTTGATGAATTGGTTAAGGTTAGAGATAGGATAGCTAAAAAGCTAGGATATGATAACTTCGTAGAGCTAGGATATATTAGAATGAAAAGAACTGAATACAATGAATCAGATGTAGTTAAATTTAGAGATGAAGTTAGGGAAAAGTGGATTCCCTTAGTTTATGAATTTAATAATCAAAAGAAAAAAAGACTTGGAATTGAGGAATTAAAATATTACGATGATGATGTTGAATATCCAGGGTGGAATATGGAGCCTGAAACAGATTATGATGAAACTATAGAAGCAGCATCAAAAATGTACCATGAATTATCTAAAGAAACAGGAGAATTTTTTGATTTTATGGTAGAAAATGGATTTATGGATTTAGAAACAAAAGAATCTAAAGGTTTTGGAGGATATTGTACATACATACCAGAAATAAAAGCACCGTTTATTTTTTCAAATTTCAATAAGACTTTTGATGATGTAGATACATTAACTCATGAAGCAGGACATGCATTCCAGCTATATATGTCTAGAAATATAGATATGCCTGAGATAAATTTCCCTACACTTGATTGTTGTGAAATCCATTCAATGTCTATGGAGCTTTTAACATGGCCTTGGATGAAGTTATTTTTTAAAGATAATGATGAAAAATTCAAAAGAACTCATATGGCAACTATTGTTAGGTTAATTCCTTATTGTATGATAGTAGACGAGTTTCAGCATATTATATATAAAAATCCTGAACTTACACCATTAGAAAGAAAATCAGAATGGAGAAGGTTGGAAAAGATATATACTCCTTGGAAAGATTATGATAAAAATGATTTTTTAGAAAAAGGTTGTTGGTGGTTTAAGCAAGGGCACATTTTTAAAAATCCGTTTTATTATATAGATTATGCGCTTGCTGAAGTTTGTGCACTTCAAATATGGTCTGATATGGAAGAAGATTATGATAGAGTTTTGAATAGTTATATGGAAATTTGTAAAGATGCAGGAAAAAGATCTTTTGTAGAAACTGTTGAAAAAGGAAATCTCAAATCCCCATTTGAAAAAGGATGCTTAGATAATATTATAGAAAAAATCTATACGTGGAGTATTGGTAAGGTATACAAAAAATAA
- the nadC gene encoding carboxylating nicotinate-nucleotide diphosphorylase, giving the protein MNYLIVDKMIREALIEDIPNEDISTNSVVGEESKSTVDLICKADGVIAGLGVYKRVFDILGDVEIEFFAKDGDKVHNKQLLAKLTGSTRNLLMGERVALNYLQRMSGIATMTSKFVEKLEGSNTKLLDSRKTIPNLRILDKYSVKMGGGNNHRMNLSDAVMLKDNHIGAAGGVKEAIEAARNYASFVTKIEVEVETLDMVKEAVEAGADIIMLDNMDLETAKKALEIIDHKAIVEFSGNVTLDNIEEIGKIGVDVVSSGALTHSVKALDISMKNLKNI; this is encoded by the coding sequence ATGAATTATTTGATTGTAGATAAGATGATAAGAGAAGCCCTTATAGAAGATATTCCAAATGAAGATATAAGCACTAATTCTGTAGTTGGTGAAGAATCTAAATCTACAGTAGACCTTATATGTAAAGCAGATGGAGTTATAGCAGGGCTTGGAGTATACAAAAGAGTTTTCGACATACTTGGAGATGTTGAGATAGAGTTCTTTGCAAAAGATGGAGATAAAGTACATAATAAACAGTTATTAGCGAAATTAACTGGAAGTACTAGAAATCTTTTAATGGGAGAAAGAGTTGCACTAAACTATCTTCAGAGAATGAGTGGTATAGCAACTATGACTAGTAAATTTGTGGAAAAATTAGAAGGAAGTAATACAAAGTTATTAGACAGTAGAAAAACTATTCCTAACCTTAGAATATTAGATAAATATTCAGTTAAAATGGGTGGAGGTAATAACCACAGAATGAATTTATCTGATGCAGTAATGCTTAAAGATAACCATATAGGAGCTGCTGGCGGTGTAAAAGAAGCTATAGAAGCAGCTAGAAACTATGCATCTTTTGTTACTAAGATAGAAGTTGAAGTTGAAACTTTAGATATGGTTAAAGAAGCTGTAGAAGCTGGAGCAGATATAATAATGCTAGATAATATGGACCTTGAAACTGCAAAAAAAGCTTTAGAGATAATAGATCATAAAGCAATAGTAGAGTTTTCAGGAAATGTTACATTAGATAACATAGAAGAAATAGGTAAAATAGGTGTAGATGTTGTATCTTCAGGAGCACTTACTCATTCAGTAAAAGCACTTGATATAAGTATGAAAAACTTAAAAAATATATAA
- the trxA gene encoding thioredoxin TrxA: MLALDKDTFATEVLEAEGYVFVDYWSQGCEPCKALMPEVHELAEKYAAGMKFCEMDITKARRLAIKQKVLGLPTLAVYKDGEKIDEVTKDDATIANIEAMIKKYV, from the coding sequence ATGTTAGCATTAGACAAAGACACATTCGCAACAGAAGTATTAGAAGCAGAAGGATATGTATTCGTAGATTACTGGAGTCAGGGATGTGAACCATGTAAAGCTTTAATGCCAGAAGTACATGAATTAGCTGAAAAATACGCTGCAGGAATGAAATTCTGTGAAATGGACATAACAAAAGCAAGAAGACTTGCTATAAAACAGAAAGTTTTAGGACTTCCAACATTAGCTGTTTACAAAGACGGAGAAAAAATAGACGAAGTTACTAAAGATGATGCAACAATAGCTAACATAGAAGCTATGATCAAAAAATACGTTTAA
- the trxB gene encoding thioredoxin-disulfide reductase produces the protein MENLYDIVIIGGGPAGLAAGIYGARAKMKTLILEKTKNGGQIVITHEVANYPGSVENASGPSLTARMVQQCDEFGAEIKRDGIVEVQLEGDIKVLKGESGTEYRAKAVIVAAGASPRKIGCPGEAEFTGKGVSYCATCDADFFEDFEVFVVGGGDSALEEAMYLTKFARKVTIVHRRQGFRCAKSIEEKARKNPKIEFLLDTVVEEIKGDGILESVVFKNTVTGETHEYFADEEDGTMGVFVFIGVIAQTDLYKGILDMDEQNYLLTDDHMRTNIPGVFAAGDCRQKPLRQVVTATADGAIAATQAEKYIEEHFAE, from the coding sequence ATGGAAAATTTATATGACATAGTCATAATCGGTGGAGGACCAGCTGGACTAGCAGCCGGAATATACGGAGCTAGAGCTAAAATGAAAACTTTAATATTAGAAAAAACTAAAAACGGTGGTCAGATAGTTATAACTCATGAAGTTGCAAACTATCCTGGATCTGTTGAAAATGCAAGTGGTCCATCTTTAACAGCTAGAATGGTTCAGCAGTGTGATGAATTCGGTGCTGAAATAAAAAGAGATGGTATAGTTGAAGTTCAGCTTGAAGGAGATATAAAAGTATTAAAAGGTGAAAGTGGTACAGAATATAGAGCTAAAGCTGTTATAGTAGCAGCTGGTGCTAGCCCAAGAAAAATAGGATGCCCAGGAGAAGCAGAATTCACTGGTAAAGGTGTTTCTTACTGTGCAACTTGTGACGCTGATTTCTTTGAAGACTTCGAAGTATTCGTAGTTGGTGGAGGAGACAGTGCTTTAGAAGAAGCTATGTACTTAACTAAATTCGCTAGAAAAGTTACAATAGTTCACAGAAGACAGGGATTCAGATGTGCTAAGAGTATAGAAGAAAAAGCTAGAAAGAACCCTAAAATAGAATTCTTACTAGATACAGTAGTTGAAGAAATAAAAGGTGATGGAATACTAGAATCTGTAGTATTCAAAAACACAGTTACTGGAGAAACTCATGAATATTTCGCTGATGAAGAAGATGGAACAATGGGTGTATTCGTATTCATAGGTGTTATAGCTCAGACTGATTTATACAAAGGTATATTAGATATGGACGAACAGAACTACTTATTAACTGACGACCATATGAGAACTAACATACCAGGTGTATTCGCAGCTGGTGACTGTAGACAGAAACCTTTAAGACAGGTTGTAACTGCAACAGCTGACGGTGCAATAGCAGCAACTCAGGCTGAAAAATATATAGAAGAACACTTCGCTGAATAA
- a CDS encoding GrdX family protein, with the protein MFIVTNNSKIKESFPEKDVRLIDTSYIGVLEECRKYIHKGSKLLSHPLYGSVKPNETPYRTVIMAEGDGLDYQSVELIEDAINTASKFQNDKKTPNWIESVMDDFRVIDLDIMTNTISRIQYEY; encoded by the coding sequence ATGTTTATAGTAACAAATAATTCTAAAATAAAAGAAAGTTTTCCTGAAAAGGATGTTAGACTTATTGATACATCTTACATAGGTGTTCTTGAAGAATGTAGAAAATATATTCATAAAGGATCTAAACTACTTTCACACCCACTTTATGGAAGTGTAAAACCTAATGAAACTCCTTACAGAACAGTTATAATGGCTGAGGGAGATGGATTAGATTATCAATCAGTAGAGCTAATAGAGGATGCAATTAACACAGCTTCTAAGTTCCAAAATGATAAAAAAACTCCTAACTGGATAGAAAGTGTAATGGATGATTTTAGAGTTATAGATTTAGATATAATGACTAATACAATCTCGAGAATCCAGTATGAGTATTAG